In the genome of Entelurus aequoreus isolate RoL-2023_Sb linkage group LG08, RoL_Eaeq_v1.1, whole genome shotgun sequence, one region contains:
- the nubp2 gene encoding cytosolic Fe-S cluster assembly factor nubp2, whose amino-acid sequence MEQNNDGSLAQVRHIVLVLSGKGGVGKSTITSELALALRHAGKKVGILDVDLCGPSIPRMLSVGRPDVHQCDMGWVPVYADAEKNLALMSIGFLLDDPDEAVVWRGPKKTAMIGQFVSDVAWGELDVLLVDTPPGTSDEHLAILENIKKHKQVDGAVLVTTPQAVSTGDVRREVTFCKKTGVRILGIIENMSGFVCPHCSECSNIFSKGGGEELAKLTGSVFLGSVPLDPKLSTCIEEGKDFLKSFPDSATFSAISSITQTLLSSLQAA is encoded by the exons ATGGAACAAAACAATG ATGGCAGCCTGGCCCAAGTGCGGCACATCGTCTTGGTTCTGTCAGGAAAAGGAGGCGTGGGGAAGAGCACCATAACCTCTGAGCTGGCTCTTGCCCTGAGGCATGCTGGGAAAAAG GTTGGCATCCTGGACGTGGATTTGTGCGGCCCCAGTATTCCACGCATGCTGAGCGTGGGTCGACCCGATGTGCACCAGTGTGACATGGGGTGGGTGCCAGTCTACGCCGATGCGGAGAAAAACCTCGCCCTTATGTCCATTGGCTTCCTATTGGATGACCCGGATGAAGCTGTGGTGTGGAGAGGCCCCAAGAAAACAG CTATGATTGGCCAGTTTGTGTCAGATGTGGCATGGGGCGAGCTGGACGTGCTGCTGGTGGATACGCCACCGGGCACCTCTGATGAACATTTGGCCATCTTGGAGAACATCAAGAAGCACAAGCAAGTGGATGGAGCTGTTTTGGTCACCACACCACAG GCGGTTTCAACAGGGGATGTGAGACGAGAGGTCACTTTCTGCAAGAAAACAGGAGTGCGGATCCTCGGCATCATAGAGAACATGAGCGGCTTTGTTTGCCCGCATTGCTCT gaATGCAGCAATATTTTCTCCAAAGGTGGTGGTGAGGAGTTGGCCAAACTCACAGGCTCAGTTTTCCTTG GTTCCGTGCCCTTGGACCCGAAGCTCAGCACCTGCATAGAGGAAGGCAAAGACTTCCTAAAGTCATTCCCAGACAGCGCCACCTTCAGTGCCATTAGCAGCATTACGCAGACTCTCCTCAGCAGCCTGCAGGCCGCCTAA
- the LOC133655585 gene encoding SPRY domain-containing SOCS box protein 3-like → MSHCKTGDKKTSVRASMLRRGRSGRARHLAWTEMRRGTDSLAVMTTTCGEDDRERRTTTQSEADQLTCSQTVPEVTREAAEEAAEVPPSLVPVVGESFCQCVQEDELSPGSGITTECLCGEEDHGFHWVWDGNVKSSGAFLSCDDRKVSFHSDYSCGTAAIRGTRELSDGQHFWEVKMTSPVYGTDMMVGVGTSEVNLEKFKYNFGSLLGHDEDSWGLSYTGLFQHKGDKTKFSSQFGQGSIIGMHLDTWHGTLTFYKNRRCIGVAATRLQNKKLYPMVCSTAAKSSMKVIRACYTPTSLQYLCCTRLRQMFPACPDIAAALELPPGLCTLLRSQLGWVFSISNTVASASSSNMEASEQHSDDTRPPSRARTSPLPDAALQPCPCSTSSCTCCCPPTPPSCGSEPEDYQSKRCRWT, encoded by the exons ATGAGTCACTGCAAGACAGGCGACAAGAAGACTTCAGTGAG AGCTTCCATGCTGAGGAGAGGACGGAGCGGCCGGGCTCGACATTTGGCCTGGACTGAAATGCGGCGCGGGACGGATTCCTTGGCGGTTATGACGACGACATGCGGAGAAGACGACCGGGAAAGGCGGACAACAACGCAG TCTGAGGCGGATCAGCTGACGTGCTCCCAGACTGTCCCTGAGGTGACGAGGGAGGCGGCGGAGGAGGCGGCGGAGGTCCCGCCCAGCCTGGTGCCGGTGGTCGGGGAGTCCTTCTGCCAGTGCGTCCAAGAAGACGAGCTGAGCCCAGGCTCGGGCATCACCACAGAATGCCTGTGCGGCGAGGAGGACCACG GCTTCCATTGGGTGTGGGACGGCAACGTCAAGTCGTCAGGCGCCTTCCTCAGCTGCGACGACAGGAAGGTGAGTTTCCACTCAGACTACAGCTGCGGCACCGCCGCCATCCGAGGCACCAGGGAGCTGAGCGACGGGCAACACTTCTGGGAAGTCAAGATGACGTCCCCCGTCTATGGAACGGACATG ATGGTGGGAGTAGGAACCTCCGAGGTCAACCTGGAGAAATTCAAATATAACTTTGGAAGCCTGCTGGGTCACGATGAAGACAGCTGGGGGCTCTCCTACACAG GTCTCTTCCAGCACAAAGGGGACAAAACCAAGTTCTCCTCGCAGTTCGGCCAAGGCTCCATCATTGGAATGCACCTGGACACCTGGCACGGTACTTTGACCTTCTACAAGAATCGACGATGCATAG GTGTGGCTGCCACCAGGCTGCAGAACAAGAAGTTGTACCCCATGGTGTGCTCCACGGCAGCCAAGAGCAGCATGAAGGTGATCCGCGCCTGTTACACGCCCACCTCCTTGCAGTACCTCTGCTGCACGCGGCTTCGCCAAATGTTCCCCGCCTGCCCTGACATAGCAGCCGCTCTGGAGTTACCGCCGGGGCTGTGCACCCTCCTGCGCTCGCAGCTCGGCTGGGTCTTCTCCATCTCCAACACCGTTGCAAGCGCCAGCAGCAGCAACATGGAAGCTTCTGAGCAACACAGCGACGACACACGCCCCCCTTCCAGGGCCCGCACCAGTCCGCTCCCTGACGCCGCCCTGCAGCCGTGTCCCTGTTCTACATCCTCTTGTACTTGCTGCTGCCCCCCGACGCCCCCTAGCTGCGGCTCTGAGCCAGAAGATTACCAGAGCAAACGATGCCGCTGgacataa